The sequence CTGTCATTCATCACAGTCAATTTGACAATTTGGATGAGATTATCCAATTTGTTGATGAAGATTTCAACACGACATTCAGACGGAACGACGATTTTTCAAAACCCACCCTACATGTCGAGAACTTGGAGTTTGAAgaagcaaataaaaaagtttataatgaCACACCAAACCCGACATTACTCAATGCCGAGCTTACGAGTTACCGAACAACAGAGGTTGATGAAGAAAATACACAGTGTTCTGAAATATGTCCTGAAATATCAATCCAATTATGTCCATCTCCTGTAATACAATATATAGGTCTATTTGATCAAGACATTGattcaattttgaatacaatttCACAAGATATAACAGTTTCAAATCAACTAGGTCCTCATACACTTAGCGAAGGTCGACAAGATATTAGTGGCCAAACCATGCAATTCAAAAAACGTAAATTAACCGAAgctaatcaaaataaattattacccaaacaaaaaaaaaataatcatactAGAACGGAACTACCAATTGTCTATCCTAAACCACAAACTTCCATAAGTCGAACCATACAATGTGCCACCTGCAACCAAAACGTGTCGCCATTTCGAtcaagaataataaaatgcatGGCATGcaaaaaatctatttgttCGAAATGCAGCGACGGCTATACTTATTTTGATTACATATGTAACAATTGTTTAGGCGAAGAATAAAAAGGTGTGTAGTTGATTGGGATACCAAGGTTCGTATTAAATTACAGAACCTTACTCAAGACTCAAGCATTACTTAAAACTCGTTTAAAGCCTTTTGATTAATTGAAACTAGATAAGTAATGTTACTTGTATCTTGAGTGAGGTTCTATAATACGGGAAAATGTTTTCTTCTTCTGCCTGCCCTTATCCCATGTTATTTGGGGTCGGCGCAAAATGTTTTCTTCTTCCATTCTCCTCTATCAGCAGTCATTTAAACATTCACTCCTTTTTCATAGATATCCTCTCTCCCACAATCTTTTCTTTGACCTACCTCTTCCCTCTACATTCGTCAACACACATATTCAACTCATCACTCGTACGATCACATGATTTTCATCCCTCCTCATTACCTACCCATACCGTGACAGAcgatttcctttccatttttCAGTCACTGGAGCTACTTTCAAACTTCCTCGAATTATGTACTCATTTCTCACTTTATCCATTGTTGTCAACCCACACAtccaaaaaaatgttttgcgTAAGGAAATCTACGATCCCAAGTTACCAGATATAGGGCGTGGGGCTGCAGAAGATTATTTTCAGTAATATGGTAAAAAGtcaattatttgaaattatcaaAGAACACAAAGAACCACCTGTCTACGAAGTCGATTTACTATTACAAGATCATGGGCATAAAGTGGTAAGACTTCCTCCTTACCACTGTGACTTGAACCCAATCGAGCTCATATGGAGTCTTTTAAAAAGGCGGATAGCAGAAAAAAACGTGGGTCAAGAAGCAAAAAATATAGTCAAAATAACCGAAGATGCATTTCGTAGTATCACACCAGAAGAATGGATGAAAGAGTGCTGTCACGTCGAGAGCATTGAAGACAAGTACTTTAACGATGGTATAGCTGTTGATAATGAAATAGATCGATTTATAATCGCAGTAGGGGATGACAGTGATACTTCAGATAGCAGTGACCCTGGAGATAGTGACAGCAGTACTATATCAGGTGTAGGACCGTTGGAGGagcacaattattttaaaaaataatgcctttttaaaataaatatttatatggttAAATTACAGGAGTTTCATTTTGATCGTGTAcgtaataaaattgataattcCCACGCATTCATATATAAAGGAAGACAACATCTatcgaaaatattttgtttttaataaaaaatgacagAGAAAATATTCTCCTTTCTTCCTAGCCTTATCCCGTATCTTACGGGGTCGGCTGCCTAATGTAGGAAATCTCCTCACTATTAGGTAATAACAATCTTCGCAATCTGGCAACACTAATTCAAGCACTACCAACATAACGGCAGGGGAACTCTTCCGTGAAACGCACTATATACGCTTTCACCTCTGCTGAGACGTCTTAGTGTCAAGTACCCAGATATTCCCGTTGCTTACCcagatattatattgaacTTCCACCCCTGTTGGGATTCACTTTGATAGCACGGCGCGCATCACAATTATTGTCAAATAGTCTGTAGTACATTTTACTGTCGAGCCAGGCCTGCATTTTCCATTAACCCTCGCCCCCCGGTCacagttattatttatctattcacATGAACTAAATGCAGTGGAAAGTCGAAATCACACCCTCCAATGGTCTTGACAGAATACCAGCGATTCCATTTCCATTGCGATTTGGATTCCGAGTCCAAAATGATTTGACTAGAACCTGTTTAATATAGATGGGATGTGTGTGAGTCGTTAAATGTTGTAGTCGCTATCCAGTTTACCTTTAGGTTAATTTCATGAGTAGGTACCTTGTGtacaaaatattgaataaataaacatttagttTTCCTTTTTTAGAAGATGGACATAC comes from Colias croceus chromosome 23, ilColCroc2.1 and encodes:
- the LOC123702585 gene encoding uncharacterized protein LOC123702585, giving the protein MVKSQLFEIIKEHKEPPVYEVDLLLQDHGHKVVRLPPYHCDLNPIELIWSLLKRRIAEKNVGQEAKNIVKITEDAFRSITPEEWMKECCHVESIEDKYFNDGIAVDNEIDRFIIAVGDDSDTSDSSDPGDSDSSTISGVGPLEEHNYFKK